A window of Christiangramia forsetii KT0803 contains these coding sequences:
- a CDS encoding succinate dehydrogenase/fumarate reductase iron-sulfur subunit yields MNLTLKIWRQKNADTKGKMQTYQVSDISTDMSFLEMMDVLNEQLIDKGDEPVAFDHDCREGICGSCNLQINGEPHGPDRGVTTCQLHMRSFKDGDTIVIEPFRAKAFPVIKDLVVDRSSFDRIQQAGGYISVNTSGNTQDANSIPVDKESADMSFYAATCIGCGACVAACKNASAMLFTSAKVSQFALLPQGEVEADRRVLQMVEQMDKEGFGNCTNTGACEIECPKGISLENIARMNREYLKASVK; encoded by the coding sequence ATGAACCTTACATTAAAAATATGGCGTCAGAAAAACGCCGATACAAAAGGAAAAATGCAAACCTACCAGGTTTCAGATATTTCTACTGATATGTCTTTTCTTGAAATGATGGATGTTCTTAACGAACAGCTTATTGACAAAGGAGACGAACCTGTCGCTTTTGATCACGATTGTCGTGAGGGAATTTGCGGATCTTGTAATCTACAGATCAACGGTGAGCCTCATGGACCAGATCGCGGGGTTACTACCTGCCAGTTACACATGAGAAGTTTCAAAGACGGCGATACGATCGTTATTGAACCATTCAGAGCAAAGGCATTTCCGGTAATTAAGGATTTGGTGGTAGACCGCAGCTCATTTGACAGAATTCAGCAAGCCGGTGGATATATTTCTGTTAATACTTCAGGAAATACCCAGGATGCAAACTCTATCCCTGTAGATAAAGAAAGTGCTGATATGTCTTTCTACGCCGCTACCTGTATTGGTTGTGGAGCTTGTGTTGCTGCATGTAAAAATGCCAGCGCCATGCTATTTACCTCGGCTAAAGTGAGTCAGTTTGCCTTACTTCCGCAGGGAGAAGTTGAAGCAGACCGTAGAGTACTACAAATGGTAGAGCAGATGGATAAAGAAGGTTTTGGTAATTGTACCAATACCGGAGCTTGTGAAATTGAATGTCCTAAAGGAATTTCTTTAGAGAATATCGCGAGAATGAATAGAGAATATTTGAAAGCCAGCGTTAAGTAA
- a CDS encoding DinB family protein, with protein MKNRTENIIKSLSEVFEGEPWYGDSVMRKLENVPYVIGYKTCNPESHSAAQIVGHLIAWKTFAIEKLKCNDEFSIEIDTEKDWPDIKVHTQEEWEALKRKLVAAQSEIYKCLNKKEDDSYLEEKVNGKDYDFYSLLNGVIQHDIYHLGQIGLIESQLKKKEMNPGIFRD; from the coding sequence ATGAAAAACAGAACTGAAAATATAATTAAATCTCTTTCAGAAGTTTTTGAAGGTGAACCGTGGTATGGTGATTCGGTAATGCGGAAGCTTGAAAATGTACCCTATGTGATAGGATACAAAACCTGCAATCCAGAATCTCATAGTGCTGCTCAAATTGTTGGACATTTAATTGCCTGGAAGACTTTTGCTATTGAAAAATTAAAATGTAACGACGAATTTTCAATCGAGATTGATACCGAAAAAGACTGGCCTGATATTAAAGTGCATACCCAGGAAGAATGGGAGGCTCTAAAGCGCAAACTTGTTGCTGCACAAAGCGAGATATATAAGTGTCTTAATAAGAAAGAGGATGATTCTTATCTTGAAGAAAAAGTGAATGGTAAAGATTATGACTTTTATTCTTTATTGAATGGAGTTATACAGCATGATATTTATCATCTTGGTCAGATTGGTCTAATAGAAAGTCAGCTTAAGAAAAAAGAAATGAATCCGGGAATCTTTAGGGATTAA
- a CDS encoding dihydrolipoyl dehydrogenase family protein — protein MGIEEFDVFIIGTGTAGKSVAEECIAEGLKVAIADNREFGGTCANRGCDPKKVLVGLTEILDRAEKMKGHGITKMPEFSWKDLMKFKETFTSAVPAATEKDMKALGIKMYHQSPKFLDENTLSVEGKTVKAKKIVIATGNKALELPIPGRDLPIISDDFLELEELPESIIFIGAGYIGMEFAHIAARCGANVTVVEGESRALGNFDEAMVKHLQKASEEIGIKFVFDSEVTEVEKLQTNYRVIANQNGKQIELKAKLVLNTAGRVPSIDDLDLENGNVDFSKKGIIVNEHLQSPTNKNVYACGDVSDSEGLPLTPLSSQEARIVAGNILDKDRDKTVDYPPQPSVVFTLPNLASVGLNEKEAKEKGYDFKVEQKLVPKWFNAKRINDDYYAYKTLIDKETGLVLGAHLLGPDAGEMINMFVMAMCGKLNCETLKGMIFSYPSWGSDIKAMV, from the coding sequence ATGGGAATTGAAGAGTTTGATGTTTTTATAATAGGAACCGGAACTGCAGGAAAAAGCGTTGCCGAAGAATGTATTGCTGAAGGTTTAAAAGTGGCTATTGCCGATAATAGGGAATTTGGTGGTACTTGTGCGAATCGTGGTTGTGACCCGAAAAAGGTCCTGGTAGGATTGACCGAGATTCTTGATAGGGCTGAAAAAATGAAAGGTCATGGAATTACTAAAATGCCTGAATTTAGCTGGAAGGATTTAATGAAATTTAAAGAAACCTTTACCAGCGCTGTTCCTGCAGCTACAGAAAAGGATATGAAAGCTTTAGGTATTAAAATGTACCATCAATCCCCGAAATTTCTAGACGAGAATACACTTTCTGTAGAAGGAAAGACGGTTAAGGCAAAAAAGATCGTGATCGCAACCGGAAATAAAGCTTTGGAATTGCCAATTCCGGGGAGAGATTTGCCAATAATAAGTGATGATTTTCTGGAACTGGAAGAACTTCCTGAAAGTATCATTTTTATAGGTGCCGGTTATATAGGGATGGAGTTTGCACATATTGCAGCCAGATGTGGAGCAAATGTTACCGTAGTAGAAGGTGAATCCAGAGCTTTAGGAAATTTTGATGAAGCTATGGTGAAACATCTTCAGAAAGCTTCTGAAGAAATTGGAATTAAATTCGTTTTTGATTCAGAAGTAACCGAGGTTGAGAAACTTCAGACGAATTACAGAGTAATTGCAAACCAAAACGGGAAACAGATCGAACTAAAGGCAAAACTTGTGTTAAATACTGCCGGAAGAGTTCCGTCTATTGATGATCTGGACCTTGAAAATGGGAATGTTGATTTTTCTAAGAAAGGAATTATCGTAAATGAACATCTACAGAGCCCAACAAATAAAAATGTATATGCCTGTGGAGATGTTTCGGACAGTGAAGGTCTCCCATTAACACCATTGTCTTCTCAGGAAGCACGAATAGTAGCCGGTAATATTCTCGACAAAGATCGTGATAAAACGGTTGATTATCCCCCGCAACCTTCTGTGGTATTTACCCTGCCAAATCTGGCTTCAGTAGGTTTAAATGAAAAAGAAGCAAAAGAAAAAGGTTATGACTTCAAAGTAGAGCAAAAACTTGTACCAAAGTGGTTTAATGCCAAAAGGATCAATGACGATTATTATGCTTATAAAACTTTGATAGATAAAGAAACCGGACTTGTTCTTGGCGCCCATTTGTTAGGACCCGATGCAGGAGAAATGATCAATATGTTTGTAATGGCAATGTGCGGTAAGCTTAATTGTGAAACTTTGAAAGGAATGATATTTTCTTACCCGAGTTGGGGAAGTGATATCAAGGCAATGGTGTAA
- a CDS encoding DoxX family protein, which yields MSYKQLAYFLARITLGINFFIHGLVRMPKLAQFADGVVDGFEKSMLPAVLVKPIAFAIPFVELILGGMILLGIFSRKALTAAAILMIILIVGSAFKEDWAAVGTQMLYALYIFFLIFYLENDVKGLWLKKAKQ from the coding sequence ATGAGTTACAAGCAGCTTGCTTATTTTCTGGCAAGAATTACATTAGGAATTAACTTTTTTATCCATGGACTGGTTAGAATGCCTAAACTGGCACAGTTTGCTGATGGGGTTGTAGATGGTTTTGAAAAGAGTATGCTGCCAGCAGTTCTCGTGAAGCCTATTGCCTTTGCGATCCCATTTGTAGAATTAATTTTAGGGGGAATGATCCTCCTTGGAATATTTAGTAGAAAAGCACTTACTGCAGCAGCTATTTTGATGATTATCCTAATTGTAGGTAGTGCGTTTAAGGAAGATTGGGCTGCAGTAGGGACGCAGATGTTATATGCCCTATATATTTTCTTCTTGATATTTTATCTGGAAAATGATGTGAAAGGCTTGTGGTTGAAAAAAGCAAAACAATAA
- a CDS encoding SDR family NAD(P)-dependent oxidoreductase yields the protein MDLKLKGKKAFISGSTKGIGYATAKTLAAEGAEVIINGRSEESVNKAIGNLKKEISNVNISGIACDFSKEEEIKQLISEIGELDILINNVGIFGQKEFTEIPDEEWLEFYKVNVLSGVRLSRAFLPGMLKKDSGRIIFISSESAFNIPVEMIHYGMTKTAQLAVSRGLAETTKGTNVTVNSVLPGPTFSEGVQDMVDASNEAEKKEIEKEFFNEARPTSLIQRFADPQEIANMIAYVASPLSSATNGASLRVDGGVVKTI from the coding sequence ATGGACTTAAAACTTAAAGGAAAAAAAGCTTTTATTTCCGGTTCTACTAAAGGAATTGGATATGCTACGGCAAAAACCTTGGCTGCGGAAGGAGCAGAGGTGATTATAAATGGCCGTTCAGAGGAATCTGTCAATAAGGCAATTGGAAACCTGAAAAAGGAAATTTCAAATGTAAATATTTCCGGAATTGCCTGTGATTTCTCGAAAGAGGAAGAGATTAAACAACTTATTAGCGAGATCGGAGAACTGGATATTCTAATAAATAATGTCGGGATTTTTGGACAAAAAGAATTTACAGAAATTCCAGATGAAGAATGGTTGGAGTTTTACAAAGTAAATGTATTAAGTGGAGTTAGGCTTTCCCGTGCTTTTTTACCGGGCATGCTAAAGAAGGATTCTGGGCGAATAATTTTTATTTCCAGTGAAAGTGCTTTTAATATTCCTGTGGAAATGATTCATTATGGAATGACCAAAACAGCACAACTGGCAGTATCCAGAGGTTTAGCAGAAACGACCAAAGGCACCAATGTCACGGTAAATAGTGTGTTGCCAGGACCTACTTTTTCTGAGGGGGTACAGGATATGGTTGATGCTTCTAATGAAGCTGAAAAAAAAGAAATAGAAAAAGAATTTTTTAACGAGGCAAGGCCTACATCTTTAATTCAACGGTTTGCAGATCCTCAGGAGATCGCGAATATGATTGCATATGTAGCCAGTCCGTTATCTTCTGCAACCAATGGAGCATCTTTGCGTGTTGATGGTGGCGTAGTTAAAACGATATAA
- a CDS encoding DnaJ C-terminal domain-containing protein, whose product MSFIDYYKLLEIDKSATKADVKKAYRKLARKYHPDLNPDNKEAQARFQQINEAHEVLSDQEKRKKYDEYGKDWKHADQFEEAKKQQAASGGFGGGFGGSGQSRSYSGNFDDDTFSDFFEQMFGGRARAEGAHRNAHFKGQDFNAELQLRLSDIYESQKHTLTVNAKNIRITVPAGVENGQTIKIKSHGGPGIQGGPKGDLFISFKILNDTSFRREKENLYSTEEISLSTATLGGEIQVKTFNGKVSLKVKPGTQNGTKVKLKGKGFPKYKMKDQFGDLYITYKVKVPEHLTERQKELFHELKKTGI is encoded by the coding sequence ATGAGCTTCATAGATTACTACAAACTTTTAGAAATTGATAAATCTGCTACCAAAGCTGATGTCAAAAAGGCCTATAGAAAACTAGCGCGTAAATATCATCCAGATTTAAACCCGGATAACAAAGAAGCCCAGGCAAGATTTCAACAGATAAATGAAGCTCATGAAGTATTAAGCGATCAAGAAAAGCGCAAGAAATATGATGAATACGGAAAAGACTGGAAGCATGCAGATCAATTTGAAGAAGCAAAGAAACAACAGGCAGCTTCAGGTGGATTTGGAGGAGGCTTTGGGGGGAGTGGTCAATCACGATCCTATTCCGGAAATTTTGATGATGATACCTTTTCAGATTTTTTTGAACAAATGTTTGGGGGCAGGGCAAGGGCTGAAGGAGCTCATCGCAATGCACATTTTAAGGGACAGGATTTTAACGCTGAACTTCAGTTAAGATTAAGTGATATTTACGAAAGTCAGAAACATACCCTTACCGTAAATGCTAAGAATATTAGAATTACGGTGCCAGCCGGTGTAGAGAATGGTCAAACTATAAAGATTAAAAGTCATGGTGGTCCTGGAATTCAGGGTGGGCCTAAAGGAGATCTTTTTATAAGCTTTAAAATTCTAAACGATACTTCTTTCCGAAGAGAAAAAGAGAATTTGTATTCTACGGAAGAGATTAGCCTAAGTACAGCTACTTTAGGCGGAGAAATTCAGGTAAAGACTTTTAATGGAAAAGTAAGTCTTAAGGTAAAGCCAGGAACTCAAAATGGCACTAAGGTGAAATTGAAAGGGAAAGGTTTTCCGAAGTATAAAATGAAAGATCAGTTTGGGGATTTGTATATTACTTATAAGGTGAAAGTGCCGGAGCATTTAACTGAGAGGCAAAAGGAGTTATTTCATGAACTTAAAAAAACAGGAATATGA
- a CDS encoding methionine aminotransferase, with the protein MSGLPKFNSKLPGTKTSIFSIMSKMANDYNAINLSQGFPNFETDQKLKDLVTKAMNEGYNQYPPDSGIKVLREEISKKIKSLYGKEYNPDSEITITSGATEALYCAITAFVNKGDEVIVLKPAYDTYEPTIKINGGKPVQIQLKGENYKLDWDEVRSTVNSKTRMIIINTPHNPTGTILSQEDMLELQKILSETNIILLSDEVYEHLIFDKEQHQSVSKFPGLSERSIVCASFGKTFHNTGWKTGYCVAPEKLMKEIRKIHELTVFSVNHPMQRAYVDYLKDPSTYLDLSNFYQTKRDLFLNLIKDSKFSYTPSKGTYYQLLNFSGITDENDVNFAERLVKQHGLASIPVSKFNINEKDNSQLRFCFAKTDDTLEKAAEILCKL; encoded by the coding sequence ATGTCGGGACTTCCTAAATTCAATTCCAAATTACCTGGTACCAAGACCAGTATTTTTTCAATAATGAGTAAAATGGCCAATGATTATAATGCCATTAATTTATCCCAGGGATTTCCAAATTTTGAAACCGATCAGAAATTAAAAGATCTTGTCACCAAAGCCATGAATGAGGGATACAATCAATACCCTCCAGATTCAGGAATTAAAGTCTTAAGGGAAGAGATTTCAAAAAAGATCAAATCTCTTTATGGAAAAGAGTATAATCCAGATTCAGAAATAACAATTACTTCCGGAGCTACTGAAGCTTTATATTGTGCTATAACAGCCTTTGTTAATAAAGGAGACGAAGTCATTGTTTTAAAACCGGCTTACGACACTTATGAGCCTACGATAAAAATAAATGGCGGTAAACCAGTTCAGATTCAATTAAAAGGCGAAAATTATAAGCTAGACTGGGACGAAGTAAGATCGACGGTTAATTCTAAAACCAGAATGATCATTATTAATACTCCGCATAATCCAACCGGAACTATTCTTTCTCAAGAAGATATGCTGGAACTGCAAAAGATTCTTTCAGAAACTAATATTATCTTACTTAGTGATGAAGTTTATGAGCATTTAATTTTTGATAAGGAACAGCATCAAAGCGTCTCAAAGTTTCCAGGACTCTCTGAAAGATCTATCGTTTGCGCATCCTTTGGAAAGACTTTTCACAATACCGGATGGAAAACGGGATATTGCGTAGCTCCTGAAAAATTAATGAAAGAAATTAGAAAAATTCATGAGCTTACGGTTTTTTCTGTAAATCATCCCATGCAAAGAGCTTATGTAGATTATTTGAAGGATCCCAGCACCTATTTAGATCTTTCAAATTTTTACCAGACAAAAAGGGATCTTTTTCTAAATTTGATAAAAGATTCGAAATTTAGTTATACCCCTTCTAAAGGAACCTATTACCAGCTTTTAAATTTTTCCGGGATAACCGATGAAAATGATGTAAATTTCGCTGAGAGATTAGTAAAACAACATGGATTAGCCTCAATTCCTGTATCAAAATTTAATATTAACGAGAAGGATAACAGCCAGTTAAGATTCTGTTTTGCAAAAACAGACGACACACTGGAGAAGGCGGCGGAAATACTTTGTAAATTATAG
- a CDS encoding chaperone modulator CbpM, producing MKKEDLIPAEEICSRYKVERQFVSSLSESGILEIVIIEETEYVHCDHLADFEKMMRLHRELDINLEGLEAIDHLLRQIKQLQKDNIRLKNRLGIYE from the coding sequence ATGAAAAAAGAAGACTTAATTCCTGCAGAAGAAATTTGTAGTCGCTACAAAGTAGAACGCCAGTTTGTAAGCTCACTTTCTGAGAGTGGAATTTTAGAGATAGTTATTATAGAGGAGACTGAATATGTACATTGCGATCACCTGGCAGATTTTGAAAAAATGATGCGTTTACATCGTGAATTAGACATTAATTTGGAAGGACTGGAGGCTATAGATCACTTGCTTCGGCAGATAAAACAACTTCAAAAAGACAATATTCGTCTAAAAAACAGACTGGGAATTTACGAATAA
- the pdeM gene encoding ligase-associated DNA damage response endonuclease PdeM, which produces MNFNIKIREQDFVLHPFGAVYWPEQEVLLIADVHLGKVSHFRKHGSAVPLKAVKQNFLNLDQLRKEFDPEHIVFLGDLFHSSLNIEWNMFEEWINSIDNQVYLITGNHDIISPLKYEDLGIKIFSDIQVAGFHLSHHPEDFEEHFNLCGHIHPGFKMRGNGKQLIKLSCFFKSKNQMILPAFGEFTGNYFMEPEAGDRIFAITGKEVIPVH; this is translated from the coding sequence ATGAATTTCAACATTAAGATCCGTGAACAGGATTTTGTTTTGCATCCGTTTGGCGCCGTGTACTGGCCAGAACAGGAAGTACTACTAATTGCAGATGTCCATCTTGGAAAAGTTTCGCATTTTAGGAAACATGGTAGCGCGGTTCCGCTAAAAGCAGTCAAACAAAATTTTTTAAATCTTGACCAGTTAAGAAAAGAGTTTGATCCTGAACACATTGTATTTTTAGGAGATCTTTTTCATAGTTCTCTTAATATAGAGTGGAATATGTTTGAAGAATGGATAAACAGTATAGACAACCAGGTCTATCTCATTACCGGAAATCATGATATTATTTCTCCGTTAAAATATGAAGACCTCGGAATCAAAATTTTTTCTGATATACAGGTCGCAGGTTTTCATTTAAGTCATCATCCGGAAGATTTTGAGGAACATTTTAATCTTTGCGGACATATTCATCCCGGTTTTAAAATGAGAGGAAATGGAAAACAATTAATTAAATTATCTTGTTTCTTTAAAAGCAAAAATCAAATGATACTTCCAGCTTTTGGAGAATTCACTGGAAATTATTTCATGGAACCTGAAGCAGGAGATCGTATTTTCGCTATTACCGGCAAGGAAGTTATTCCGGTGCATTAA
- a CDS encoding type II toxin-antitoxin system RelE/ParE family toxin — protein MKIRILEGFSLKLALQLEYIARDKPEAARKFKNDILSLIKRIPSMPYIHRQSIYFEDENIRELIFKGYKIVYRIKIQKNLIEVFGFIKDEAKL, from the coding sequence ATGAAAATTAGAATTTTAGAGGGTTTTTCTCTAAAATTAGCGCTTCAGTTAGAATACATTGCTAGAGATAAACCTGAAGCAGCAAGAAAATTTAAAAACGATATATTATCTCTCATAAAACGTATTCCTTCCATGCCTTATATCCATAGGCAATCTATTTATTTTGAAGATGAAAATATTAGGGAATTAATCTTCAAAGGTTATAAAATTGTTTACCGGATAAAAATTCAGAAGAATTTAATTGAAGTTTTTGGGTTTATAAAAGATGAAGCCAAACTTTAA
- a CDS encoding succinate dehydrogenase cytochrome b subunit produces the protein MAKSALLKSSLAKKYWMAFTGLFLCLFLVGHLFGNLQLLLPVTEAAKDQFNEYALFMTTNPAVKILSYITYLSIIFHAIDGIMLTINNRKARPTGYVSFKPSTNTMWSSRNMGILGTVILAFIVIHMTMFWGEMKFGGLDETIYTTANGEEVKDLYTLTLKTFQDAQYGLIWAIAYALAMLAIGFHLSHGFASGFQSLGVNHPKYNGFIRKFGYAFAVLVPLAFAVIPFYIHFVLEKI, from the coding sequence ATGGCGAAATCTGCGCTTTTAAAGTCATCATTGGCGAAAAAATACTGGATGGCTTTCACAGGCCTTTTTCTGTGCCTGTTTTTAGTAGGTCACCTATTCGGAAATTTACAATTGTTGTTACCGGTAACAGAAGCTGCTAAAGATCAGTTTAATGAATATGCACTATTCATGACGACGAATCCGGCGGTTAAGATATTATCTTATATCACCTACCTCAGTATTATTTTCCATGCTATTGATGGAATAATGCTTACAATTAATAATCGTAAAGCAAGACCTACCGGTTATGTAAGTTTTAAACCCTCAACAAACACCATGTGGTCTTCCAGAAATATGGGGATCCTGGGAACTGTCATTCTTGCATTTATTGTAATTCATATGACGATGTTCTGGGGAGAAATGAAATTTGGCGGACTTGATGAAACAATTTATACTACTGCAAACGGAGAAGAAGTAAAAGATCTTTACACTTTGACGCTCAAAACTTTTCAAGATGCTCAGTACGGGCTAATTTGGGCTATTGCGTATGCTTTAGCTATGTTGGCAATTGGTTTTCACCTGTCTCATGGTTTTGCCAGCGGATTTCAGTCACTTGGTGTTAATCATCCTAAGTACAATGGGTTTATCAGAAAGTTTGGCTATGCTTTTGCGGTTTTAGTCCCTCTGGCATTCGCAGTGATCCCTTTTTATATTCACTTTGTACTAGAAAAAATTTAA
- a CDS encoding fumarate reductase/succinate dehydrogenase flavoprotein subunit → MGIFESNAPKGPLAEKWTNHKNSIDLVNPANKRNIDVIVVGTGLAGGSAAATLAELGYNVKTFCYQDSPRRAHSIAAQGGINAAKNYQGDGDSVYRLFYDTVKGGDYRSRESNVYRLAQVSGNIIDQCVAQGVPFAREYGGLLDNRSFGGVLVSRTFYAKGQTGQQLLLGAYSAMNRQINRGKIKSYNRHEMLDIVKVDGKARGIIARNLVTGELERHSAHAVVVASGGYGNVFFLSTNAMGSNVTAGWKIHKKGAYFANPCFTQIHPTCIPVSGDHQSKLTLMSESLRNDGRIWVPKKKEDAEAIKAGKKKPTELSEEERDYYLERRYPAFGNLVPRDVASRAAKERCDAGFGVNKTGEAVYLDFSAAIVRYGKEAATTRKISNPSDAEIKKLGKEVVEAKYGNLFQMYEKIVDQNPYETPMMIYPAVHYTMGGVWVDYNLQTTIPGCYAIGEANFSDHGANRLGASALMQGLADGYFVLPYTIGNYLSDDIRTGTIPTDSAEFDAAETEVRERLEKFINTKGTKSVDHFHKILGKIMWNKVGMARNAKGLKEAITEIKELREEFWKDVRVPGNTMEMNAELEKAGRVADFLELGELFAKDALHREESCGGHFREEYQTEEGEAMRDDENFMYVAAWEYTGNPADAILHKEDLDYENIQVKTRSYK, encoded by the coding sequence ATGGGAATATTTGAATCTAATGCACCTAAAGGCCCATTGGCAGAAAAGTGGACCAATCATAAAAATTCTATAGACCTGGTTAATCCTGCCAACAAACGTAATATAGACGTGATCGTTGTGGGAACAGGACTTGCCGGCGGTAGTGCCGCAGCAACGCTTGCTGAACTTGGCTATAATGTAAAAACATTTTGTTATCAGGATTCTCCTCGTAGAGCGCACTCTATTGCAGCTCAGGGAGGGATAAATGCAGCAAAAAATTATCAGGGAGATGGTGATTCTGTTTACCGTCTTTTCTATGATACTGTAAAAGGAGGCGATTATCGTTCCAGAGAATCCAATGTTTACAGACTTGCTCAGGTTTCAGGAAATATCATTGACCAATGTGTGGCTCAGGGAGTTCCTTTTGCCCGTGAATACGGTGGACTTCTTGATAACCGTTCTTTTGGTGGGGTTCTTGTTTCAAGAACTTTCTATGCAAAAGGACAAACAGGACAACAGCTATTGCTCGGAGCCTATTCAGCAATGAATCGCCAGATCAACCGTGGAAAGATCAAATCTTACAACAGGCATGAAATGCTTGATATTGTAAAAGTTGATGGAAAAGCCCGTGGGATTATCGCAAGAAACCTGGTAACCGGGGAACTTGAAAGACACTCAGCTCACGCAGTGGTAGTTGCTTCAGGAGGATATGGGAACGTATTCTTCCTTTCTACTAATGCCATGGGAAGTAACGTCACTGCTGGCTGGAAAATACACAAAAAGGGCGCTTATTTTGCGAACCCTTGTTTTACGCAGATCCACCCAACCTGTATTCCGGTTTCAGGAGATCATCAGTCTAAATTGACCCTGATGTCTGAATCACTTCGGAATGATGGTAGAATATGGGTTCCGAAGAAAAAAGAAGATGCTGAAGCTATTAAAGCCGGGAAGAAAAAACCAACAGAGCTTTCAGAAGAAGAAAGAGATTACTATTTAGAGAGAAGATATCCTGCATTTGGTAACCTGGTGCCACGTGATGTCGCATCCAGAGCAGCCAAAGAACGTTGTGATGCAGGTTTCGGAGTAAATAAAACAGGAGAAGCAGTTTATCTTGATTTTAGTGCAGCCATCGTGCGTTATGGTAAAGAAGCTGCGACTACCAGGAAAATTAGCAATCCTTCTGATGCTGAAATTAAAAAATTAGGAAAAGAAGTTGTGGAGGCCAAATATGGTAACCTTTTCCAGATGTATGAGAAGATCGTAGATCAAAATCCATACGAAACTCCAATGATGATTTATCCTGCGGTACACTATACCATGGGTGGTGTCTGGGTTGATTATAACCTTCAAACTACAATTCCTGGTTGTTACGCGATTGGAGAAGCAAACTTCTCAGATCACGGAGCAAACAGACTTGGAGCCTCTGCCTTGATGCAAGGACTTGCTGATGGATATTTCGTTTTACCATATACTATAGGAAACTATTTATCTGATGATATTAGAACCGGAACAATCCCGACAGATTCTGCTGAATTTGATGCTGCAGAAACTGAAGTTCGTGAGAGACTGGAAAAATTCATCAATACAAAAGGAACAAAATCTGTAGATCACTTTCATAAAATTCTTGGTAAGATTATGTGGAATAAGGTTGGAATGGCAAGAAATGCTAAAGGTCTTAAAGAAGCAATTACAGAGATCAAAGAACTTCGTGAAGAATTCTGGAAAGATGTGCGAGTTCCTGGAAATACGATGGAAATGAATGCTGAGCTTGAAAAAGCAGGTCGTGTGGCAGATTTCCTTGAATTGGGTGAATTATTTGCAAAAGATGCATTGCATAGGGAAGAATCCTGTGGTGGTCACTTTAGAGAAGAATACCAGACCGAAGAAGGGGAAGCGATGCGTGATGATGAGAACTTTATGTACGTAGCAGCCTGGGAATACACAGGTAATCCCGCAGATGCTATTCTTCATAAAGAAGATTTAGATTATGAAAATATTCAGGTAAAAACAAGGAGTTATAAATAG